From Streptomyces durmitorensis, a single genomic window includes:
- a CDS encoding alpha/beta hydrolase, whose protein sequence is MADQFPGGMLLTYEGLGHTAYGRSSACVTDAVDAYLTDLKPVRPDATC, encoded by the coding sequence CTGGCGGACCAGTTCCCCGGCGGGATGCTCCTGACCTACGAGGGCCTGGGCCACACCGCGTACGGCCGCAGCAGCGCCTGCGTCACGGACGCCGTCGACGCCTACCTCACCGACCTGAAGCCGGTCCGCCCCGACGCCACCTGCTAG
- a CDS encoding L-serine ammonia-lyase: MALSVFDLFSIGIGPSSSHTVGPMRAARIFASRLKNEGLMAHTTAIRAELYGSLGATGHGHGTPKAVLLGLEGESPREVDVESADDRIEQIKSTGRLNLLGMHEIDFDFDEDLVLHRRKALPYHANGMTIFAYDREGALVLEKTYYSVGGGFVVDEDAVAGENPIVPDDTVLKHPFRTGDELLRLASETGLSISALMLENEKAWRTEAEIREGLLDIWRVMQACVSRGMSREGILPGGLKVRRRAANSARQLRAEGDPQARAMEWITLYAMAVNEENAAGGRVVTAPTNGAAGIIPAVLHYYMNFVAGGSSQEEREDGVVRFLLAAGAIGMLFKENASISGAEVGCQGEVGSACSMAAGAFAEVLGGSPEQVENAAEIGMEHNLGLTCDPVGGLVQIPCIERNGMAAVKAVTAAKMAMRGDGSHKVSLDKVIKTMKETGADMSVKYKETARGGLAVNIIEC; the protein is encoded by the coding sequence GTGGCCCTCTCGGTCTTCGACCTGTTCTCGATCGGCATCGGCCCGTCCAGCTCCCACACGGTCGGTCCCATGCGCGCCGCCCGCATCTTCGCGAGCCGCCTCAAGAACGAGGGCCTGATGGCCCACACCACCGCCATACGCGCCGAGCTCTACGGCTCCCTCGGCGCGACGGGCCACGGCCACGGCACCCCGAAGGCGGTCCTTCTCGGCCTGGAGGGCGAGTCCCCGCGCGAGGTCGACGTCGAGTCCGCCGACGACCGCATCGAACAGATCAAGAGCACGGGCCGCCTCAACCTCCTCGGCATGCACGAGATCGACTTCGACTTCGACGAGGACCTGGTCCTGCACCGCCGCAAGGCCCTGCCGTACCACGCCAACGGCATGACGATCTTCGCGTACGACCGTGAGGGCGCCCTCGTCCTGGAGAAGACGTACTACTCCGTGGGCGGCGGCTTCGTGGTCGACGAGGACGCGGTGGCCGGCGAGAACCCGATCGTGCCGGACGACACGGTGCTGAAGCACCCCTTCCGCACGGGTGACGAGCTCCTGCGCCTGGCCTCCGAGACCGGCCTTTCCATCTCCGCTCTGATGCTGGAGAACGAGAAGGCCTGGCGCACCGAGGCGGAGATCCGCGAGGGCCTGCTCGACATCTGGCGCGTGATGCAGGCGTGCGTCTCGCGCGGCATGTCCCGCGAGGGCATCCTGCCGGGCGGCCTCAAGGTCCGCCGCCGCGCGGCCAACTCCGCGCGCCAGCTGCGCGCCGAGGGCGATCCGCAGGCCCGCGCCATGGAGTGGATCACGCTGTACGCGATGGCGGTGAACGAGGAGAACGCCGCGGGCGGCCGTGTCGTGACCGCCCCGACGAACGGCGCCGCGGGGATCATCCCGGCGGTCCTGCACTACTACATGAACTTCGTGGCCGGCGGGTCCTCCCAGGAGGAGCGGGAGGACGGCGTGGTCCGCTTCCTGCTCGCGGCCGGCGCGATCGGCATGCTCTTCAAGGAGAACGCCTCGATCTCCGGCGCCGAGGTCGGCTGCCAGGGCGAGGTCGGCTCCGCCTGCTCGATGGCGGCGGGCGCCTTCGCCGAGGTGCTCGGCGGCAGCCCCGAGCAGGTCGAGAACGCCGCGGAGATCGGCATGGAGCACAACCTCGGCCTGACCTGCGACCCGGTCGGCGGGCTCGTCCAGATCCCGTGCATCGAGCGCAACGGCATGGCGGCCGTGAAGGCCGTGACCGCGGCGAAGATGGCGATGCGCGGCGACGGCAGCCACAAGGTCTCCCTCGACAAGGTCATCAAGACCATGAAGGAGACCGGGGCCGACATGAGCGTCAAGTACAAGGAGACGGCGCGGGGCGGGCTCGCGGTGAACATCATCGAGTGCTGA
- a CDS encoding CU044_5270 family protein, protein MSAATPSRGEAEAAELARLLPDSGEDEWDLPPGRHLHHKDVLMQQIDRDTAHDPRGVSAPASPRRRLLRPAVLMPAAAALAVAGVLAATLPSGGADGVRDMGAGRGATPGATVTLDRIATASLKSDTERVKDSQFVYVRSLVQENEGEFNGKVKLGTPFERQVWMSQNPAPVTDIGMIRESGEGASMPGQDLPVEASAVDGSEDTGAIPEGPGRPTYDWLASLPTDPDALLKKLYAETRVSDGRETKAQAVFDRIGDLLAETIMPPENAAAFYKAVAKLPGVTEVPDAVDAAGRHGIGITLDESSYATRSEWIFDKKSLAYLGSRGYMTKDHKPGGKPGKAGNPEVLNGSVAVLERAVVDQRGMEPAGESG, encoded by the coding sequence ATGAGCGCCGCCACCCCGTCCCGGGGAGAGGCCGAGGCCGCTGAACTGGCGCGCCTGCTGCCGGATTCGGGCGAAGACGAATGGGACCTTCCGCCGGGGCGTCACCTTCACCACAAGGACGTCCTGATGCAGCAGATCGACCGCGACACCGCCCACGACCCCCGGGGTGTGAGCGCCCCCGCGTCCCCCCGCCGGCGGCTGCTGCGCCCCGCGGTGCTGATGCCCGCGGCCGCCGCGCTCGCGGTGGCCGGGGTCCTGGCAGCCACGCTCCCCTCCGGGGGCGCCGACGGCGTACGTGACATGGGCGCGGGCCGGGGCGCCACCCCCGGCGCGACCGTCACGCTCGACCGGATCGCCACCGCGTCCCTGAAGTCCGATACGGAGAGGGTGAAGGACAGCCAGTTCGTCTACGTACGCAGCCTGGTCCAGGAGAACGAGGGCGAGTTCAACGGCAAGGTGAAGCTCGGCACTCCGTTCGAGCGGCAGGTCTGGATGTCGCAGAACCCCGCCCCCGTCACGGACATCGGCATGATCCGGGAGAGTGGAGAGGGCGCGTCGATGCCCGGCCAGGACCTGCCCGTCGAGGCGTCCGCCGTGGACGGTTCCGAAGACACCGGGGCCATCCCGGAGGGGCCCGGCCGGCCCACGTACGACTGGCTCGCCTCGCTGCCCACCGACCCCGACGCCCTGCTGAAGAAGCTGTACGCCGAGACGCGGGTGAGCGACGGGCGGGAGACGAAGGCGCAGGCCGTCTTCGACAGGATCGGTGACCTGCTCGCCGAGACGATCATGCCGCCGGAGAACGCCGCCGCCTTCTACAAGGCCGTCGCGAAGCTCCCCGGTGTGACCGAGGTGCCCGACGCGGTGGACGCGGCGGGCCGGCACGGGATCGGCATCACTCTCGATGAGTCGTCGTACGCGACGCGCAGCGAATGGATCTTCGACAAGAAGTCCCTCGCCTACCTCGGCTCGCGCGGCTACATGACCAAGGACCACAAGCCGGGAGGCAAGCCGGGCAAGGCGGGCAACCCCGAGGTGCTCAACGGCAGCGTGGCCGTCCTGGAGCGCGCCGTCGTCGATCAGCGCGGCATGGAGCCCGCGGGCGAGAGCGGCTGA
- a CDS encoding MerR family transcriptional regulator, whose product MRIGELSRRTGVPVPTIKYYVREGLLPPGELSSPNQAQYGEAHERRLRLIRALLDVGGLKVAAIADVLGAVDDPGRPLHKVLGAAADRLGAAGEADDDAEAAAARAAVGELIARRGWHTNESNPAAADLSRALAAMGRVGHGAFAELLDEYADAAEMVARADLGYVDRRVAVEDLVESVVIGTVLGEAVFNAMRRMAHVNASARLYGDDGEERGGNR is encoded by the coding sequence GTGCGTATTGGCGAGTTGAGCCGCAGGACCGGCGTGCCGGTGCCGACGATCAAGTACTACGTCCGTGAAGGGCTGTTGCCGCCGGGCGAGCTGAGCAGCCCGAACCAGGCGCAGTACGGCGAGGCCCACGAGCGAAGGCTGCGCCTCATCCGTGCGCTGCTCGACGTGGGCGGCCTGAAGGTGGCCGCGATCGCGGACGTGCTCGGCGCGGTCGACGACCCCGGGCGCCCGCTGCACAAGGTGCTCGGCGCGGCCGCCGACCGGCTCGGTGCGGCGGGGGAGGCCGACGACGACGCCGAGGCGGCAGCCGCGCGTGCGGCGGTCGGGGAGCTGATCGCGCGCCGCGGCTGGCACACCAACGAATCGAACCCCGCCGCGGCCGACCTGTCACGGGCCCTGGCCGCCATGGGTCGCGTCGGCCACGGAGCGTTCGCGGAACTGCTCGACGAGTACGCCGACGCCGCCGAAATGGTCGCCCGCGCCGACCTCGGCTATGTGGACCGGCGGGTGGCGGTCGAGGACCTGGTGGAGAGCGTGGTGATCGGCACCGTGCTGGGGGAGGCGGTGTTCAACGCGATGCGGCGGATGGCGCATGTGAACGCGTCGGCGCGGCTGTACGGGGACGACGGTGAGGAGCGAGGCGGAAACCGGTAG
- a CDS encoding ABA4-like family protein, with translation MTGFLFELSFWLAAPVWLLMIFAPGWRTTARVAASPLTVVPVLAVYVAMALPVMPELWTAVSSPDIDGFRDLLVLANGAGAIWAQVIAWDLLIGQWMYREARRIGIHPLVMGPLLVLTILLSPFGLLLFLAIRAVLTQRTHRDQPLSPAGSMPR, from the coding sequence ATGACCGGATTCCTCTTCGAACTCTCCTTCTGGCTGGCCGCCCCGGTCTGGCTGCTCATGATCTTCGCCCCGGGGTGGCGGACGACCGCCCGCGTCGCCGCCTCCCCCCTCACCGTCGTACCGGTCCTCGCCGTCTACGTCGCGATGGCGCTGCCCGTCATGCCCGAACTCTGGACCGCCGTCAGCAGCCCGGACATCGACGGATTCCGCGACCTGCTCGTCCTCGCCAACGGGGCAGGCGCGATCTGGGCCCAGGTCATCGCCTGGGACCTGCTGATCGGACAGTGGATGTACCGCGAGGCGCGGCGCATCGGCATCCACCCGCTGGTGATGGGACCGCTCCTGGTCCTGACGATTCTCCTCTCACCGTTCGGACTGCTGCTCTTCCTGGCGATACGAGCCGTGCTGACCCAGCGGACGCACCGCGATCAGCCGCTCTCGCCCGCGGGCTCCATGCCGCGCTGA
- a CDS encoding EF-hand domain-containing protein has product MADIEEARKTFDQFDADGDGFITAAEWKSAMAKMGDFYVTETVAEAVIGTKDTDKDKRLSFDEFWASLNK; this is encoded by the coding sequence GTGGCGGACATCGAGGAAGCGCGCAAGACGTTCGACCAGTTCGACGCGGACGGCGACGGCTTCATCACGGCGGCCGAGTGGAAGTCGGCGATGGCGAAGATGGGGGACTTCTACGTCACCGAGACGGTGGCCGAGGCCGTGATCGGCACGAAGGACACCGACAAGGACAAGCGTCTCTCCTTCGACGAGTTCTGGGCGAGCCTTAACAAGTAG
- the leuA gene encoding 2-isopropylmalate synthase, translated as MSATAYDIAYDWNPQRPGPMPHHRYRPYQDRVNVPSIQRSWPSSRIERAPLWVPVDLRDGNQALAEPMDTGRKRRFFDLLVSMGFKEIEVGYPSASRADFDFVRDLAALSASGGLPEDVSIVVFTPAKPELIDRTFESIEGLPRAVVHLYIPTSPVWRDVVLGRSRAQVHDVVTEAATHMARLADARPGADIRFQFSPETFNLTEPDYVLEVCDGLTELWDASPDRPVTHNLPATVEIATPNVYADQIEYLHRNLSRRGSVILSVHPHNDRGTGVACAELAVLAGAQRVEGCLFGNGERTGNVDLVTLALNLYAQGVDPMVDFSDIDAVREVVEHCNRLPVHPRHPYAGDLVHTAFSGTHQDAISKGFAHHARRAAELGVPESQAPWDVPYLPIDPADIGRSYEAVIRVNSQSGKGGMAYLLQTRHGLDLPQRMRPDFSRVVQEATDDSGREASAKELYELFRATYVAPGQGGGGDVELSSWTTDRAPDGAHRFVCTLQVGDRTGDFEGVGNGPLSAFVEALAAAGITVGILDYSEHATEAGGGSEAIAYAECRVGDAVRWGAGLDTSVLTASVQAVLAAVNRAAVNRAAVAR; from the coding sequence ATGAGCGCCACCGCGTACGACATCGCGTACGACTGGAACCCGCAGCGCCCCGGCCCCATGCCGCACCACCGCTACCGCCCGTACCAAGACCGGGTCAACGTCCCCTCGATCCAGCGCAGTTGGCCCAGCTCCCGCATCGAGCGCGCCCCCCTCTGGGTCCCCGTCGACCTGCGCGACGGCAATCAGGCGCTCGCCGAGCCGATGGACACCGGTCGCAAGCGGCGCTTCTTCGATCTGCTCGTCTCGATGGGCTTCAAGGAGATCGAGGTCGGCTATCCGTCGGCCAGCCGCGCCGACTTCGACTTCGTGCGCGACCTCGCCGCGCTGAGCGCGAGCGGCGGTCTCCCCGAAGACGTCAGCATCGTCGTCTTCACCCCCGCCAAGCCCGAACTCATCGACCGCACCTTCGAGTCGATCGAGGGACTGCCCCGCGCGGTCGTGCACCTGTACATCCCCACCTCGCCCGTCTGGCGCGACGTCGTGCTCGGCCGGTCGCGCGCGCAGGTGCACGATGTCGTCACGGAGGCCGCCACGCACATGGCCCGCCTGGCCGACGCGCGGCCGGGCGCGGACATCCGGTTCCAGTTCTCGCCGGAGACCTTCAACCTCACCGAGCCCGACTACGTACTCGAAGTCTGCGACGGTCTGACCGAGCTGTGGGACGCGAGCCCCGACCGGCCCGTCACCCACAACCTGCCCGCGACCGTGGAGATCGCGACCCCGAACGTGTACGCCGACCAGATCGAGTACCTGCACCGCAACCTCTCCCGGCGCGGCTCTGTCATCCTCTCCGTCCACCCCCACAACGACCGCGGAACGGGCGTAGCCTGCGCCGAACTCGCCGTCCTGGCCGGGGCCCAGCGCGTCGAGGGCTGTCTCTTCGGCAACGGCGAGCGCACCGGCAACGTGGACCTGGTGACCCTCGCCCTGAACCTGTACGCCCAAGGCGTCGACCCCATGGTCGACTTCTCCGACATTGACGCCGTGCGCGAGGTCGTCGAGCACTGCAACCGGCTGCCCGTGCACCCCCGCCACCCGTACGCGGGCGACCTCGTCCACACCGCCTTCTCCGGCACCCACCAGGACGCCATCAGCAAGGGATTCGCCCATCACGCCCGCCGCGCGGCCGAGTTGGGGGTCCCGGAGAGCCAGGCGCCGTGGGACGTGCCGTATCTGCCCATCGATCCCGCCGACATCGGCCGGTCCTACGAAGCCGTCATCCGGGTCAACTCCCAGTCCGGCAAGGGTGGAATGGCGTACCTGCTGCAGACCCGGCACGGCCTCGACCTCCCGCAGCGCATGCGGCCCGACTTCTCGCGCGTGGTGCAGGAGGCCACCGACGACAGCGGGCGGGAGGCGAGCGCCAAGGAGCTGTACGAGCTGTTCCGCGCGACCTACGTCGCACCGGGACAGGGCGGTGGCGGCGACGTGGAGCTGAGTTCCTGGACCACCGACCGGGCCCCTGACGGAGCCCACCGCTTCGTCTGCACCCTCCAAGTCGGCGACCGCACAGGGGACTTCGAAGGCGTGGGCAACGGCCCGCTGTCCGCGTTCGTCGAGGCGCTCGCCGCGGCCGGGATCACCGTCGGCATCCTCGACTACTCCGAACACGCCACCGAGGCGGGCGGCGGCAGCGAGGCCATCGCGTACGCGGAGTGCCGGGTGGGCGATGCCGTGCGCTGGGGCGCGGGCCTGGACACCTCGGTCCTGACCGCGTCCGTGCAGGCCGTGCTCGCGGCGGTCAACCGAGCGGCGGTCAACCGAGCGGCGGTCGCCCGATGA
- the glyA gene encoding serine hydroxymethyltransferase: MSLLNTPLHELDPDVAAAVDAELHRQQSTLEMIASENFAPVAVMEAQGTVLTNKYAEGYPGRRYYGGCEHVDVTEQIAIDRIKDLFGAEYANVQPHSGASANQAALFAIAKPGDTILGLDLAHGGHLTHGMRLNFSGKQFNVVAYHVDEAGLVDMAEVERLAKENSPKVIIAGWSAYPRQLDFAEFRRIADEVGAYLWVDMAHFAGLVAAGLHPNPVPYADVVTSTTHKTLGGPRGGVILARSKEFAKKLNSAVFPGFQGGPLEHVIAAKAVSFKVAASEEFKERQQRTLDGARILAERLVQDDAKAVGVDVLSGGTDVHLVLVDLRNSELDGQQAEDRLHEVGITVNRNAVPNDPRPPMVTSGLRIGTPALATRGFQEDDFREVADVIAEALKPGDVDTESLKARVSALAAKHPLYPNL; this comes from the coding sequence ATGTCGCTTCTCAACACCCCTCTCCACGAGCTGGACCCGGACGTCGCCGCCGCCGTCGACGCCGAGCTCCACCGCCAGCAGTCCACCCTGGAAATGATCGCCTCGGAGAACTTCGCTCCGGTCGCCGTCATGGAGGCCCAGGGCACGGTCCTGACCAACAAGTACGCCGAGGGCTACCCCGGCCGCCGCTACTACGGCGGCTGCGAGCACGTCGACGTCACCGAGCAGATCGCGATCGACCGGATCAAGGACCTGTTCGGCGCCGAGTACGCCAACGTCCAGCCGCACTCCGGCGCCTCCGCCAACCAGGCCGCCCTCTTCGCCATCGCCAAGCCCGGCGACACGATCCTCGGCCTGGATCTGGCGCACGGCGGCCACCTCACGCACGGCATGCGCCTGAACTTCTCCGGCAAGCAGTTCAACGTGGTCGCGTACCACGTGGACGAGGCCGGTCTGGTGGACATGGCCGAGGTCGAGCGCCTGGCCAAGGAGAACAGCCCGAAGGTGATCATCGCGGGCTGGTCCGCCTACCCGCGCCAGCTGGACTTCGCGGAGTTCCGCCGGATCGCCGACGAGGTCGGCGCGTACCTGTGGGTCGACATGGCGCACTTCGCCGGGCTCGTCGCCGCAGGGCTGCACCCGAACCCGGTGCCGTACGCGGACGTGGTCACCTCCACGACGCACAAGACGCTCGGCGGCCCGCGCGGCGGCGTCATCCTGGCCCGCAGCAAGGAGTTCGCCAAGAAGCTGAACTCCGCGGTCTTCCCCGGCTTCCAGGGCGGCCCCCTGGAGCACGTGATCGCGGCCAAGGCCGTCTCCTTCAAGGTCGCGGCCTCCGAGGAGTTCAAGGAGCGCCAGCAGCGCACCCTGGACGGCGCCCGCATCCTGGCCGAGCGCCTGGTGCAGGACGACGCGAAGGCCGTCGGCGTCGACGTCCTGTCCGGCGGCACGGACGTGCACCTGGTCCTGGTGGACCTGCGCAACTCCGAGCTCGACGGCCAGCAGGCCGAGGACCGCCTCCACGAGGTCGGCATCACGGTCAACCGCAACGCGGTCCCGAACGACCCGCGCCCCCCGATGGTCACCTCGGGCCTGCGGATCGGTACGCCCGCGCTCGCGACCCGTGGCTTCCAGGAGGACGACTTCCGTGAGGTCGCCGACGTCATCGCCGAGGCGCTGAAGCCGGGCGACGTCGACACGGAGTCGCTCAAGGCCCGCGTCTCGGCCTTGGCAGCCAAGCACCCGCTGTACCCCAACCTGTAG
- a CDS encoding ABC transporter ATP-binding protein produces MTPVLHADTVTVVREGRPILEEVTLTVRPGEHWALLGANGAGKSTLLGLCGAVTHPTHGTVEVLGRRLGSVDLRELRAYVGHVNPRHPLRSPLRVRDVVLTGLTNSVEPLPRWRPTPEQEEQADRLIAMLGLAHRTDARWPTLSQGERGRTLIARSLMPRPRLVLLDEPATGLDLAGRERLLDSLDTLRETHPELATVLVTHHLEELPAGTTHALLLRDGRALASGAVDDVLTSDQISKCFDHPVRLERTEGRWSVRAARRAR; encoded by the coding sequence ATGACCCCGGTCCTGCACGCCGACACCGTCACCGTCGTGCGCGAGGGGCGCCCCATCCTCGAAGAGGTCACCCTCACCGTCCGCCCCGGCGAGCACTGGGCGCTGCTCGGCGCGAACGGCGCGGGCAAGTCGACCCTGCTCGGCCTCTGCGGCGCCGTCACCCACCCCACGCACGGCACGGTCGAGGTGCTCGGCCGTCGCCTGGGCAGCGTCGACCTGCGCGAACTCCGCGCGTACGTAGGTCATGTGAACCCGCGTCACCCGCTGCGCTCACCCCTGCGCGTGCGCGACGTCGTCCTCACCGGGCTCACCAACAGCGTGGAACCGCTGCCCCGTTGGCGCCCCACACCCGAGCAGGAGGAGCAGGCCGACCGCCTGATCGCCATGCTCGGCCTCGCGCACCGCACGGACGCGCGCTGGCCCACGCTCTCGCAGGGCGAGCGCGGACGGACCCTGATCGCGCGCTCGCTGATGCCGAGGCCGCGGCTCGTGCTGCTCGACGAACCGGCCACCGGGCTGGACCTCGCGGGCCGCGAACGCCTCCTCGACAGCCTGGACACCCTGCGCGAGACACACCCCGAGCTCGCCACGGTCCTGGTCACGCACCACCTGGAGGAGCTCCCGGCCGGTACGACGCACGCGCTGCTGCTTCGCGACGGCCGCGCGCTCGCCTCCGGCGCCGTGGACGACGTACTGACCAGCGATCAGATCAGCAAGTGCTTCGACCACCCGGTGCGGCTCGAGCGCACCGAGGGCCGGTGGAGCGTGCGGGCGGCGCGGCGCGCCCGCTGA
- a CDS encoding RNA polymerase sigma factor: MHARIRAGERGAFGELYEAYARTVYNHALRLTGDWSTAEEVMSETFLAAWRTRDRLEPDGGSLKPWLLGIATHKAQNANRGLRRRLAFLSRQPSPPQVADFAEESAGRMDDARRLAAVYGALRRLRRQEREVLVLCVWSGLDYAQAAEALGVPVGTVRSRLSRARARLRRLSDDRSAVADVTGVTRVKNVTEPLRGRGEVESEAAFAALPLREEFR; this comes from the coding sequence ATCCATGCACGGATACGCGCAGGTGAGCGGGGAGCGTTCGGTGAGTTGTACGAGGCGTATGCGCGGACGGTCTACAACCACGCCCTGCGGCTGACCGGCGACTGGTCGACCGCCGAGGAGGTCATGTCCGAGACCTTCCTGGCGGCCTGGCGCACCCGTGACCGGCTCGAACCGGACGGTGGTTCGCTCAAGCCGTGGCTGCTCGGCATCGCGACGCACAAGGCGCAGAACGCCAACCGCGGTCTGAGACGGCGGCTCGCTTTTCTGTCCCGTCAGCCGTCCCCGCCCCAAGTGGCGGACTTCGCGGAGGAGTCGGCGGGGCGGATGGACGACGCGCGGCGGCTTGCGGCGGTGTATGGCGCGCTGCGCCGGCTGCGCCGTCAGGAGCGTGAGGTGCTAGTCCTGTGCGTGTGGTCCGGGCTCGACTACGCGCAGGCCGCCGAGGCGCTCGGCGTTCCGGTCGGCACGGTGCGGTCGCGGCTCTCGCGGGCCCGTGCGCGGCTGCGGCGGCTCAGCGACGACCGGAGCGCCGTGGCTGACGTGACCGGTGTGACGCGAGTGAAGAACGTGACGGAACCTCTCCGTGGCCGCGGAGAGGTAGAGAGTGAGGCCGCGTTCGCGGCCCTGCCCCTGCGGGAGGAATTCCGATGA
- a CDS encoding GNAT family N-acetyltransferase, which translates to MASTPATLGAILDAAAHGRFPPPDGTTTVVPQPCHRDAGVIAFTAHSVVFTDEDPAWVHDTLAALDCDPLAATMNPLFLAAFLARTGRATDTTDLLTVADALPGGPEPALGLREIDDPDHPRVVRARKRRDDVRVWACAGGGVLVLGRGLAGRWEAAIEVEEDVRHRGLGRALALAARHLVPGGSPVWSQQSAGNARSVRAFQAAGYRPVGAEALFFAR; encoded by the coding sequence ATGGCCAGCACCCCTGCCACGCTCGGGGCGATCCTCGACGCGGCGGCCCACGGGCGGTTCCCGCCGCCCGACGGCACCACCACCGTCGTGCCGCAGCCCTGCCACCGCGACGCGGGCGTGATCGCCTTCACCGCGCACTCGGTGGTCTTCACGGACGAGGACCCGGCATGGGTGCACGACACCCTCGCCGCGCTCGACTGCGATCCGCTGGCCGCCACGATGAACCCCCTGTTCCTCGCCGCCTTCCTGGCGCGCACGGGACGCGCGACGGACACCACCGACCTCCTGACCGTGGCCGACGCCCTGCCGGGCGGCCCCGAACCGGCCCTCGGCCTGCGCGAGATCGACGACCCGGACCACCCCCGGGTGGTACGGGCCCGCAAGCGCCGCGACGACGTGCGGGTATGGGCCTGCGCGGGCGGCGGCGTCCTCGTGCTCGGGCGCGGGCTCGCCGGGCGCTGGGAGGCAGCGATCGAGGTCGAGGAGGACGTACGGCACCGGGGGCTCGGCCGGGCGCTCGCGCTCGCCGCCCGGCATCTGGTGCCCGGCGGATCCCCGGTGTGGTCGCAGCAGTCCGCGGGCAACGCACGCAGTGTGCGGGCCTTTCAGGCGGCGGGGTACCGGCCGGTGGGCGCGGAGGCGTTGTTCTTCGCGCGGTGA
- a CDS encoding FadR/GntR family transcriptional regulator, with protein sequence MPLGSLRPSPLVEQATKRLREQITGGHWPIGSRLPGETTLAKELGIGRSTVREALRSLAGAGLVQPRQGAGVFVIATQPVADWPTRLRRAAVSDVYEVRMLVEVQAARLAAMRRTDEDITAMRAALEGRRATASASDAAFIDADIALHAAVVAAARNPVLTDLFAEFAPVLREGLISLLDLIDVRTEETNHGDAAHAALVRAVEARDAEEAARVAQAELQDTLGRLLARG encoded by the coding sequence ATGCCGCTAGGCTCCCTGCGCCCCAGCCCCCTGGTCGAACAGGCCACCAAGCGCCTGCGCGAGCAGATCACCGGCGGCCACTGGCCCATCGGCAGCAGACTCCCCGGCGAGACGACCCTCGCCAAGGAGCTCGGCATCGGCCGCTCCACCGTCCGCGAGGCACTGCGCTCCCTCGCCGGAGCCGGTCTCGTCCAGCCGCGGCAGGGCGCCGGCGTCTTCGTCATCGCGACGCAGCCGGTCGCGGACTGGCCGACGCGGTTGCGGCGGGCGGCGGTGTCGGACGTGTACGAGGTGCGGATGCTGGTGGAGGTGCAGGCCGCGCGGCTCGCGGCGATGCGGCGCACCGACGAGGACATCACGGCGATGCGCGCCGCGCTCGAAGGCCGCAGGGCCACCGCGTCGGCGAGCGACGCCGCCTTCATCGACGCCGACATCGCCCTGCACGCGGCGGTCGTGGCGGCGGCCCGCAACCCCGTCCTCACGGATCTCTTCGCGGAGTTCGCCCCCGTACTCCGGGAGGGCCTGATCAGCCTGCTCGACCTGATCGACGTACGCACGGAGGAGACGAACCACGGGGACGCCGCCCACGCCGCGCTCGTACGGGCCGTCGAGGCGAGGGACGCCGAGGAAGCGGCACGCGTGGCGCAGGCCGAACTCCAGGACACCCTGGGCCGGTTGCTGGCCCGCGGCTAG